GATGTGGTATTTGCACTTGGTCCGCGCATTAACGCGGCAGGGCGCATTGACGACGCGAAACACGCGGTCGAACTGCTTACTGCCTGCGATGAAGAAACGGCCACGGAAAAGGGTATGCTGATCAATACAAAAAACGCCGAACGCAAGGGGCACGATCAGAACATTACCGATGAGGCGTTAAGCATGATCGGTAACGATGAGGTGATGATGGGCCGAAAATCGACCGTGGTTTTTAACGAGAACTGGCATAAAGGAGTTATCGGAATTGTCGCATCGCGGCTAACCGAAAAATATTATCGGCCAACCGTCGTTCTAACCCGGTCGAACGGGCATGTTGCGGGTTCGGCAAGGTCAGTGTTCGGGTACGATCTGTATGAGGCCCTGTACGAATGCAAAGACCTGCTGATACAGTTCGGCGGGCATAAATACGCTGCCGGGTTAACCATGCTGCCTGAAAATATTGAGGCTTTTACCGATAAGTTTGAGGCAGTGGTAAGCGCCACCATTACTGATGAACAACTGGTGCAGGAAATAAAAATTGATGCCGAATTGGAGTTAAAACAAATAGAACCAAAGTTTTTCAGGATATTGAACCAGTTCGGGCCGTTTGGGCCTGAGAATATGGCGCCGATGTTTATCAGCAAAGGTGTTAAAGTTAACGGTTACGCTGGTTTGGCGGGAGAGCAGCACCTGAAAATGTCGGTGATGCAGGAAGGCTCGCCGACGTTCGATTGTATCGGCTTTGGCCTGGGTAACCACGTGGCAGAAGTAAGTGAGAAGAAGCCTTTCGATATTTGTTATACAATAGAAGAAAATATCTGGCGCGACAGGCGTTCGATACAGTTGAATATAAAAGGGATACGATTTTAGATTTTAGATTTACGAATTACGATTGCAGGCAAATCGTAATCCGTAAATCGTAATTCGTAAATAATAATGATTTTAAAAGCAAACGACTTAGTTAAAAAATATAAGCAACGCGCTGTTGTAAACCACGTATCGTTCGAGGTTTCGCAGGGCGAGATAGTGGGATTACTGGGGCCGAACGGCGCGGGTAAGACAACTTCCTTCTACATGATAGTTGGGTTGATAAAGCCAAACGAGGGAACTATTTATCTTGACGACGAGAACATCACTACCGACCCCATGTACCGCCGCGCACAAAAAGGAATAGGTTACCTGGCGCAGGAAGCATCGGTTTTCCGCAAGCTTTCGGTAGAGGATAACATTAAGGCTGTGCTGGAAATGGGTACAATGCCCAAAGAACGGCAGCGGGATAAACTGGAGCAGTTGATAGATGAATTTAGTCTGCATAAAGTACGCAAGAACCGTGGCGACCTGCTTTCGGGCGGGGAGCGGCGTCGCACCGAAATAGCCCGGGCGCTGGCTGCCGAGCCAAACTTTATATTGCTGGATGAACCCTTTGCCGGTGTGGACCCGATAGCCGTGGAGGAGATACAGGCAATGGTGGCCAAACTAAAGCATCGCAATATAGGCATCCTGATAACCGACCATAACGTGCAGGAAACCCTGTCGATAACCGACCGTGCATACCTGCTTTTTGAAGGGAAAATATTGGAATCGGGCGTGCCGGAGGTTTTAGCTGAGAATGAAATGGTAAGAAAAGTGTATCTTGGTTCAAACTTTGTGCTGAAACGCAAGACCTTCGTTTAAGCATTTGGGGTTTGTTATCAGGCATTGGATAATGCGGGAAACCAACGACCAATGCTACGAAGCAAATGCCAGCGAAGCGGAGTGACCAATGCCTAATGACCATTGACCATTGACCAATGACTATCGCCTGAAATATGCCAATTATCAACTCTGTATTTACCTGGTTCATCAAAAAGCGTATCCACCAGATAGAGCTTTTTAAGAAATATCCCAATGAAGTGCAGGAAGAATGGTTCGAGCAATTGATATCAGAAGCGGAAGGAACCGAATGGGGCAGGAAGTATCATTACAAGGATATAAGCAGCCTTAAAAATTTTAAGGAACAGGTGCCCATTCAAAATTATGACACCCTGAAGCCCTATATCGAAAGGATGCTGAAGGGCGAGCAAAATGTGCTTTGGCCCACCGAGATCAGGTGGTTTGCCAAATCGTCAGGTACCACCAGCGACCGCAGCAAATTTATCCCGGTGAGTGAGGAATCGTTGGAGGAATGCCATTTTAAAGGCGGCAAGGATATGCTGACCCTGTATTTCAACAACCGGCCAAATGCGAGGATATTTACTGGAAAATCGTTAACACTTGGCGGCAGCCACCAGGTGAACCAGCTTTATGCTGACACTTTTTTTGGCGATCTGTCGGCGGTGATCATGAAAAACCTGCCGCTTTGGGCCGAATTTTACCGCACACCCCATCTTGATATAGCCCTGCTGGAGAATTTTGAAGAGAAAATAGAAAAGATGGCCCACGCCACTAAAGATGTGAATGTGACCAGCCTGAGCGGCGTGCCAACATGGAATATCCTGTTATTTAAACGCATACTCGAAATAACGGGCAAAAGCAACCTGCTTGAAGTATGGCCGAACCTGGAACTATACTTTCATGGGGCGGTGAATTTTACGCCGTATCGCGAGCAGTTCAGGCAGCTGATACCAGCCGATGATATGTATTACCTGGAAACCTATAACGCCTCGGAGGGCTTTTTTGGTTTGCAGGACCAACCCGATTCGGACGATATGCTGCTGATGCTGGATTACGGCATATTTTACGAATTTTTGCCGCTGGAACACCTGCACGATGAAAATCCGAAGACACTCTCGCTTGATGAAGTGGAGCTGGGAAAAAACTACGCACTCATTATAAGCACCAACGCCGGTTTGTGGCGTTATATGATAGGCGATACCATCCGCTTCTCATCGCTTTCGCCATACCGGATACAGATAACCGGCAGAACCAAACATTATATAAATGCCTTTGGCGAGGAACTGATCATCGACAATGCCGAACGTGCACTGGACGAGGCCTGCAGGCAAACCGGCGCCATCATCAAAGAATATACCGCCGCCCCCGTTTACTTTAAAGGCGACGAATGCGGCGCGCATGAGTGGGTCATCGAATTTGAGCAAAAGCCTGCTGAGTTCGACCGCTTTGTCGACTTGCTGGACGAAACACTGCGCCGCATCAACTCCGATTACGATGCCAAGCGCTTTAAAGATATGGCCCTGCGCCGCCCCATTGTGCGCGTTGCACCGGAAGGTACCTTCTTTAACTGGATGAAAGAAAAAGGCAAACTCGGCGGTCAGCATAAAGTGCCGCGCTTAGCCAATGACCGCGAGTATATCGATTCGATATTGTTGCTGATGGAGTTGGTGGGGTAAGCGGGCGTCGTTTATCAGCGGTCACAACTTTTTTCCAAAACAAACGCTTGTTTCCATCCCCACATAAGGGCCGTAGTTCGGGATCATTTCATAACCCTGTTTTTCATAAAAGGCAATGGCCTCCAGTTGTTTGTTGGCGGTTTCCAGGATAGCCGAGGAATATCCTTCTTCTTTTGCCCATACCTCCAGCTCATTCAGTATAGATGATGCCAGCCCCTGGTTGCGTTCGCCGGTCTTAACAAACATCCGTTTTATCTCAGCCGTATTTTTATCGATCCTTTTAAAGCATCCGCAACCCGCGGGGGCGTCGTTTACATAAGCTATCACTACAGTGTCGAGGTTGCTTATCTGGTTAAATTTGTCGTATACCACCTGCAATTCGCCATACTTTTCGTGCAGCTCGTGGTTAAGCAATGCTGCCAGGTAGGGGAAGTCCGGGTCGTTAGCCTCGGTCCGTTTTATCGTGATCGATTTTGCGGGCATGGTCGCGTGTCAAATCCTGCCCTAAGATAATGAAGAATTACAATTTTTTACGCATGCAAATGCTGTTATCCAGGCCATCGTAGGGGCCATAGTTGATGGTGGTGGCATAGCCCGACCGTTCGTAAAGGTGAATTGCCTCCGGCTGTTTCCGGCCGGTTTCGAGTATAGCGTGAGTAAAACCTTTTTCCCTCGCCCATAGTTCCAGTTCGTTCAGTATGCGGGTGGCAATACCCAGGCCGCGATGCGACGGTTCAACGTACATCCGTTTGATCTCGACCGTGTTATCGCTGAATTTACGGAAGCAGCCGCAACCTACTGCCTGCTGTTCGTCATAAGCGATAACTATGGTATCTACATTGCCTACCTGGTTTAATTCGTTGTAAATTGATTGCACGGTACCATAACGTTCGCGCAAGTCATGGTCCATCAAAACCACGAGGTATTGAAAATCGCGGTTGGCGCTGTCGGTTC
Above is a window of Mucilaginibacter ginsenosidivorans DNA encoding:
- the recJ gene encoding single-stranded-DNA-specific exonuclease RecJ yields the protein MNKRWAIRERPGNDDVIKLASELGIDTVLSTLLLQRGVKTYDEARYFFRPDLRHLHDPFLMRDMERAIERIEIAIASGEKILIYGDYDVDGTTAVSLVYSFFKKFYYNLEYYIPDRYREGYGISTEGIDYAAANGFSLIIALDCGIKSVDKIAYANTLGVDFIICDHHLPGSELPAAVAVLDPKRSDCDYPYKELSGCGIGFKLVQAYAEKNDIDIGEVTRYLDLVAISIACDIVHITGENRVLAYFGLQKINNDPCIGVKSLMGVSGRTGNYAISDVVFALGPRINAAGRIDDAKHAVELLTACDEETATEKGMLINTKNAERKGHDQNITDEALSMIGNDEVMMGRKSTVVFNENWHKGVIGIVASRLTEKYYRPTVVLTRSNGHVAGSARSVFGYDLYEALYECKDLLIQFGGHKYAAGLTMLPENIEAFTDKFEAVVSATITDEQLVQEIKIDAELELKQIEPKFFRILNQFGPFGPENMAPMFISKGVKVNGYAGLAGEQHLKMSVMQEGSPTFDCIGFGLGNHVAEVSEKKPFDICYTIEENIWRDRRSIQLNIKGIRF
- the lptB gene encoding LPS export ABC transporter ATP-binding protein; protein product: MILKANDLVKKYKQRAVVNHVSFEVSQGEIVGLLGPNGAGKTTSFYMIVGLIKPNEGTIYLDDENITTDPMYRRAQKGIGYLAQEASVFRKLSVEDNIKAVLEMGTMPKERQRDKLEQLIDEFSLHKVRKNRGDLLSGGERRRTEIARALAAEPNFILLDEPFAGVDPIAVEEIQAMVAKLKHRNIGILITDHNVQETLSITDRAYLLFEGKILESGVPEVLAENEMVRKVYLGSNFVLKRKTFV
- a CDS encoding GH3 auxin-responsive promoter family protein; this encodes MPIINSVFTWFIKKRIHQIELFKKYPNEVQEEWFEQLISEAEGTEWGRKYHYKDISSLKNFKEQVPIQNYDTLKPYIERMLKGEQNVLWPTEIRWFAKSSGTTSDRSKFIPVSEESLEECHFKGGKDMLTLYFNNRPNARIFTGKSLTLGGSHQVNQLYADTFFGDLSAVIMKNLPLWAEFYRTPHLDIALLENFEEKIEKMAHATKDVNVTSLSGVPTWNILLFKRILEITGKSNLLEVWPNLELYFHGAVNFTPYREQFRQLIPADDMYYLETYNASEGFFGLQDQPDSDDMLLMLDYGIFYEFLPLEHLHDENPKTLSLDEVELGKNYALIISTNAGLWRYMIGDTIRFSSLSPYRIQITGRTKHYINAFGEELIIDNAERALDEACRQTGAIIKEYTAAPVYFKGDECGAHEWVIEFEQKPAEFDRFVDLLDETLRRINSDYDAKRFKDMALRRPIVRVAPEGTFFNWMKEKGKLGGQHKVPRLANDREYIDSILLLMELVG
- a CDS encoding GNAT family N-acetyltransferase; the protein is MPAKSITIKRTEANDPDFPYLAALLNHELHEKYGELQVVYDKFNQISNLDTVVIAYVNDAPAGCGCFKRIDKNTAEIKRMFVKTGERNQGLASSILNELEVWAKEEGYSSAILETANKQLEAIAFYEKQGYEMIPNYGPYVGMETSVCFGKKL
- a CDS encoding GNAT family N-acetyltransferase, with protein sequence MNKNSLVTLLRTDSANRDFQYLVVLMDHDLRERYGTVQSIYNELNQVGNVDTIVIAYDEQQAVGCGCFRKFSDNTVEIKRMYVEPSHRGLGIATRILNELELWAREKGFTHAILETGRKQPEAIHLYERSGYATTINYGPYDGLDNSICMRKKL